One Amorphoplanes digitatis genomic window carries:
- a CDS encoding CAP domain-containing protein, with amino-acid sequence MRRPALVVAAAVSAVLAGGIMVATTAGAEETPDAVSIPLIQWPGLSTVPQLPALGAPEVPDVVDAPAVPDDPGPGAAQDEPADDAGPGGAARPAGAADRPDRPDDDVTDPAADDDAVDPAVDDDRRNKSSKGDRPGSPAAAQRDVTPDQALSADPRSTVQQQALDLVNQARRRGGCDEVTVDRRLILAANRHASDMARRGYFAHEDLRGERAGDRVEAAGYQWKRYGENIARGQESVFEVVDGWMNSPEHRENIMDCRLHQVGLGLAFAGDRTSYWVQDFATPQ; translated from the coding sequence ATGCGCAGACCTGCTCTCGTAGTGGCCGCCGCGGTCTCGGCGGTACTGGCCGGCGGGATCATGGTGGCCACCACCGCCGGCGCCGAGGAGACTCCGGACGCCGTGTCGATCCCGTTGATCCAGTGGCCCGGCCTGTCGACGGTTCCGCAGCTGCCCGCCCTGGGCGCGCCGGAGGTGCCGGACGTCGTCGACGCTCCCGCCGTACCGGATGATCCGGGTCCGGGTGCCGCGCAGGACGAGCCCGCCGACGATGCCGGGCCGGGCGGCGCCGCGCGGCCGGCCGGCGCGGCCGACCGGCCGGACCGGCCCGACGACGACGTGACCGACCCCGCGGCCGACGACGACGCGGTCGATCCCGCCGTCGACGACGACCGGCGGAACAAGTCGAGCAAGGGTGACCGGCCCGGTTCCCCTGCCGCGGCGCAGCGGGACGTCACGCCCGACCAGGCGCTCTCCGCCGACCCGCGCAGCACGGTGCAGCAGCAGGCGCTCGACCTGGTCAACCAGGCCCGCAGGCGCGGCGGCTGCGACGAGGTGACCGTCGACCGCCGGCTGATCCTGGCCGCGAACCGGCACGCGTCCGACATGGCCCGGCGCGGCTACTTCGCGCACGAGGACCTCCGCGGCGAGCGGGCCGGCGACCGGGTCGAGGCCGCGGGCTACCAGTGGAAGCGCTACGGCGAGAACATCGCGCGGGGCCAGGAGAGCGTCTTCGAGGTCGTCGACGGGTGGATGAACAGCCCGGAGCACCGCGAGAACATCATGGATTGCCGCCTGCACCAGGTCGGCCTGGGTCTGGCCTTCGCCGGGGACCGTACCTCCTACTGGGTGCAGGACTTCGCCACCCCGCAGTGA